The Manis javanica isolate MJ-LG chromosome 2, MJ_LKY, whole genome shotgun sequence genome contains a region encoding:
- the CCDC166 gene encoding coiled-coil domain-containing protein 166, which produces MAPKKKRGPSSGRWPGAVGKGTEPPLSERPQNLQRQYKLLSEQLDACEERVDQMLQENVFLDSEALRLREENRLFANYVKARSHRCANAIVRLDDQNRVDLTQIHRQRDQLASLYRGREDGVRAQLLEMEARAAQMARQVQELQPYQELQLEQLARIRALERELLHMRAEHTQLLRRVKRRFLEDKAAFEREARQRMQSLARRAEREATGALIAHTQALKTDNGRLRQELLRLIRGAQLLHNTRRQLLEQREQLRREHEDTRDLTRVHDWLRRGPGGPPLWQPPLPTASRPCSLASSTGPSCMASRNRSRDSWRVASRGQPFIPSRVGSRVPLLAPSCAGSQVRSLTASRPGSWASGRSSLRSASQNTTPSAEKVGTDSVAKAISARA; this is translated from the exons ATGGCTCCCAAGAAGAAGCGCGGGCCCAGCTCGGGTCGCTGGCCAGGCGCTGTGGGCAAAGGCACCGAGCCGCCGCTGTCGGAGCGCCCACAGAACCTGCAGCGCCAGTACAAGCTGCTCTCGGAGCAGCTGGACGCATGCGAGGAGCGTGTGGACCAGATGCTGCAGGAGAACGTCTTCCTGGACAGCGAGGCGCTGCGCCTGCGCGAGGAGAACCGGCTGTTCGCCAACTATGTGAAGGCGCGCTCGCATCGCTGCGCCAACGCCATCGTTCGTCTGGACGACCAGAACCGGGTAGATCTGACGCAGATCCACCGGCAGCGAGACCAGCTGGCGTCACTTTACCGCGGGCGCGAGGACGGGGTGCGCGCGCAGCTGCTGGAGATGGAGGCACGCGCGGCCCAGATGGCGCGGCAGGTGCAGGAGCTGCAGCCCTACCAG GAGCTGCAGCTGGAGCAGCTGGCCCGCATCCGGGCGCTTGAGCGCGAGCTGCTGCACATGCGCGCGGAGCACACGCAGCTGCTCCGCCGCGTGAAACGACGCTTCCTGGAGGACAAGGCGGCCTTTGAGCGTGAGGCGCGCCAGCGCATGCAGTCCCTGGCGCGGCGGGCGGAGCGGGAGGCGACCGGCGCGCTCATCGCGCACACGCAGGCCCTCAAGACGGACAATGGGCGTCTGCGACAGGAGCTGTTACGGCTGATCCGCGGAGCCCAGCTGCTGCACAACACGAGGCGCCAGCTGCTGGAGCAGCGTGAGCAGCTGCGGCGCGAGCACGAAGACACGCGGGACCTGACGCGCGTGCATGACTGGCTGCGCCGAGGCCCTGGTGGTCCGCCACTGTGGCAGCCGCCTCTGCCGACCGCCTCGCGCCCGTGTTCTTTGGCCTCCTCCACAGGACCATCGTGCATGGCCTCCCGGAACCGGTCTCGGGACTCATGGCGCGTGGCCTCCCGGGGTCAGCCATTCATCCCGTCGCGAGTGGGCTCGAGGGTTCCGTTGTTGGCCCCATCGTGCGCGGGCTCCCAGGTCCGGTCCTTGACTGCATCCCGCCCGGGCTCCTGGGCCTCTGGGCGGTCCTCATTGCGTTCGGCCTCACAGAATACCACTCCCTCTGCTGAGAAAGTGGGCACTGACTCTGTAGCCAAAGCCATCTCAGCGAGAGCCTGA
- the ZNF623 gene encoding zinc finger protein 623 has protein sequence MSETLVVMEPPTPESREIPEPILGGLLGNPEGQSLRSCPSQEGGFKQVTVTHWKIQTGESAQVGSKSGGSPLLSSNLLILQRELIGGEAEQHETCSKSFTFNSDLVRHEVSHTGEKSYKCDRCGKGFIQSSHLAEHQRVHAGERLYVCNVCGKDFLHYAGLIEHQRAHVGEKPFKCVQCGKAFCHSSDLIRHQRVHTRERPFECKECGKGFSQSSLLIRHQRIHTGERPYECNECGKSFIRSSSLIRHYQIHTEVKQYECKECGKAFRHRSDLIEHQRIHTGERPFECNECGKAFIRSSKLIQHQRIHTGERPYVCNECGKRFSQTSNFTQHQRIHTGEKLYECNECGKAFFLSSYLIRHQKIHTGERVYECKDCGKAFLQKAHLTEHQKIHTGDRPFECKDCGKAFIQSSKLLLHQIIHTGEKPYVCSYCGKGFIQRSNFLQHQKIHNEEKLYECGQYGKDFNSAPNFKNNQGVHQAELPLNKTPVHLGEKSVGHGELSDNL, from the coding sequence ATGTCAGAAACACTCGTAGTGATGGAGCCCCCCACCCCTGAATCCAGGGAGATCCCTGAACCCATATTAGGGGGTCTTTTGGGAAACCCAGAAGGGCAGAGCCTGCGGAGTTGCCCCTCTCAGGAGGGAGGTTTCAAGCAGGTGACAGTCACCCATTGGAAGATCCAAACAGGAGAGTCAGCCCAGGTGGGTAGCAAATCAGGAGGAAGCCCACTTCTGAGTTCAAACCTCCTCATACTTCAGAGAGAGCTTATAGGAGGGGAAGCCGAGCAGCATGAGACTTGCAGCAAAAGCTTCACATTTAACTCGGACCTAGTTAGACATGAGGTTTCTCATACTGGGGAGAAGTCCTACAAATGTGATCGTTGTGGGAAAGGCTTCATCCAAAGCTCTCACCTTGCAGAGCACCAGAGAGTTCATGCTGGAGAAAGACTCtatgtgtgtaatgtgtgtgggAAAGACTTCCTTCACTATGCAGGTCTTATTGAGCACCAGAGAGCTCATGTAGGGGAAAAGCCATTCAAGTGTGTTCAGTGTGGGAAAGCATTCTGTCACAGCTCAGACTTAATTCGACACCAGCGAGTTCATACCCGGGAGAGACCTTTTGAATGCAAAGAATGTGGGAAAGGCTTCAGTCAGAGCTCATTACTTATTCgacatcagagaattcacacaGGAGAAAGGCCCTATGAATGTAACGAGTGTGGAAAATCTTTCATTAGGAGCTCAAGCCTTATTCGACATTATCAGATCCACACAGAAGTGAAACAGTATGAATGTAAGGAGTGTGGGAAGGCTTTCCGTCATCGCTCAGACCTCATTGAACACCAGagaattcacactggagagaGACCCTTTGAATGTAAtgagtgtgggaaagcctttattCGGAGTTCAAAGCTTATTCAGCATCAGCGGATCCACACAGGAGAAAGGCCTTATGTGTGCAATGAGTGTGGGAAGCGTTTCAGCCAGACATCAAACTTTACTCAGCATCAGagaattcacactggagagaaactttatgaatgtaatgaatgtgggaaagctTTCTTTCTGAGTTCATACCTTATTCGACACCAGAAAATACACACTGGAGAGAGGGTATATGAATGTAAAGACTGTGGGAAAGCTTTTCTCCAGAAAGCCCATCTCACTGAACATCAGAAAATTCACACTGGCGATAGACCCTTTGAATGTAAGGACTGTGGGAAAGCTTTCATTCAGAGCTCCAAGCTTCTTCTACATCAGATTATTCATACTGGAGAAAAGCCCTATGTATGTAGTTATTGTGGGAAAGGCTTTATTCAGAGGTCAAACTTCCTTCAACACCAGAAAATTCATAATGAAGAGAAACTCTATGAATGTGGTCAGTATGGGAAAGATTTCAACTCAGctccaaactttaaaaataatcaaggtGTTCACCAAGCAGAACTTCCCTTGAATAAGAcccctgtacatttgggtgagaAGTCTGTAGGTCATGGGGAACTTTCAGATAACTTATAA